Proteins from one Bifidobacterium sp. ESL0732 genomic window:
- a CDS encoding glucose 1-dehydrogenase — MTDQLKGKVAIVTGAASGMGKAISERFAAEGAKVVLADINKDTLAAVEKEITDAGGQAVSAVTNIANEADIDAMVKCATDTFGHLDILVNNAGIMDNFIPVGELDDKLYEKVMAVNLTGPFKAARAAINVMLKQENGGVIVNNASVGGLFGVRGGAAYTMAKHGLVGMTKNIAATYGRFNNIRANAIAPGGVKTNIQSTITAPNELGTKALALTGDAPLAEPSQIANLALFLASDESSFINGDIIAADGGWTVV, encoded by the coding sequence ATGACAGATCAATTAAAAGGCAAAGTAGCTATTGTCACAGGTGCCGCTTCAGGCATGGGCAAAGCAATTTCGGAACGTTTCGCAGCCGAAGGTGCGAAAGTCGTGCTGGCTGATATCAACAAAGACACACTTGCCGCTGTTGAAAAGGAAATTACTGACGCGGGTGGGCAAGCCGTGTCCGCCGTCACCAACATTGCCAACGAGGCTGACATCGATGCCATGGTTAAGTGCGCAACCGACACTTTCGGCCACTTGGACATTCTCGTCAACAACGCAGGCATCATGGACAACTTCATTCCCGTCGGCGAGCTTGACGACAAGCTGTACGAGAAGGTCATGGCCGTCAATCTGACCGGTCCGTTCAAGGCTGCGCGCGCCGCTATCAACGTGATGCTCAAGCAGGAGAACGGCGGGGTTATCGTTAACAACGCTTCAGTAGGCGGGCTGTTCGGCGTTCGAGGAGGTGCCGCCTACACCATGGCCAAGCACGGACTGGTCGGGATGACCAAGAACATCGCCGCCACTTATGGACGTTTCAACAACATCCGAGCCAATGCCATCGCGCCCGGCGGCGTCAAGACGAACATCCAGAGCACAATTACCGCGCCTAACGAATTGGGTACCAAAGCCCTTGCGCTGACCGGTGACGCTCCATTGGCCGAGCCGAGTCAAATCGCCAATCTTGCGCTGTTCCTCGCGTCCGATGAATCAAGTTTCATCAATGGAGACATCATCGCAGCTGACGGAGGCTGGACTGTCGTCTGA
- a CDS encoding CopG family transcriptional regulator has protein sequence MKDYRAKGGVEVTDEMIDQWDKDADNGIYHGTPGKLVVNKPLGRPPLYEEPMVPVTFRMPGSEAEALRKAADKRGVSFADLMREACHRELGRQTA, from the coding sequence ATGAAGGACTACAGGGCAAAAGGCGGAGTTGAGGTCACCGACGAGATGATTGACCAGTGGGACAAGGATGCTGATAACGGCATTTACCATGGCACTCCTGGCAAGCTCGTCGTTAACAAGCCACTTGGCCGCCCGCCGCTGTATGAGGAGCCGATGGTTCCGGTGACGTTCCGTATGCCAGGCAGTGAAGCGGAAGCGCTTCGCAAAGCTGCTGATAAGCGCGGCGTAAGTTTCGCCGATCTCATGCGCGAAGCGTGTCACAGGGAGCTTGGACGGCAGACGGCTTAG
- a CDS encoding sugar-binding domain-containing protein, translating to MFSDESLATSSSRQHIELVLRVARSYYLEDKTQAQIARDIGYSRPTVSRLLKESRDSGMVHISIGHELERIRELEQELERKFGLKHVRVATVNDSESAGQVVPKYAAALFCELCKPDSLVTVSNGRAVAATVHEMPICEWPKSNVAQMIGALSPDNPMIDSPDICRMLASRLGGTFTALPVPMILSNAKIANSMRKEPQIATTLALGGGADIAIVGVGAATEERLGHIFDEYVDPATARSLCRHGVVGHICGHLINAEGNLVHSDLYERTISIDFGRLKKIPIVLGVAWGPAKVNAIHACLVGHLISALVTDQKTAEALLAI from the coding sequence ATGTTCAGCGATGAATCACTAGCAACCAGCTCCTCACGGCAACATATCGAACTTGTGTTGCGCGTGGCACGTTCCTATTATCTGGAAGACAAGACGCAGGCCCAAATCGCCCGCGATATCGGTTATTCCCGACCGACGGTCTCACGTCTGCTCAAGGAATCAAGGGACTCGGGTATGGTCCATATCTCCATCGGCCACGAATTGGAACGTATCCGTGAGCTCGAGCAGGAACTGGAGCGCAAATTCGGGCTCAAACATGTGCGTGTGGCGACGGTGAACGACAGCGAAAGCGCAGGCCAGGTGGTGCCGAAATACGCGGCAGCGTTGTTCTGCGAGCTTTGCAAGCCCGATTCGCTGGTCACGGTCTCGAATGGACGGGCCGTGGCGGCGACGGTGCATGAAATGCCAATCTGCGAATGGCCGAAATCCAACGTCGCGCAGATGATCGGCGCGCTGAGCCCCGACAATCCGATGATCGACTCCCCGGACATCTGCCGCATGCTCGCCAGCCGGCTTGGCGGCACCTTCACCGCCCTGCCCGTGCCGATGATTCTTTCGAACGCGAAAATCGCCAACAGCATGCGCAAGGAGCCGCAAATCGCTACGACCCTGGCGCTCGGGGGCGGAGCGGATATCGCCATCGTGGGTGTCGGAGCCGCCACGGAAGAGCGACTCGGGCACATCTTCGACGAATACGTGGATCCTGCCACCGCGCGGTCGTTGTGTCGGCACGGGGTCGTGGGGCACATTTGCGGGCATCTGATCAACGCGGAAGGCAACCTCGTTCATTCCGATCTTTACGAACGCACAATTTCCATCGATTTCGGGCGACTCAAGAAAATCCCAATCGTCCTCGGCGTGGCCTGGGGGCCGGCCAAGGTCAACGCTATTCACGCTTGTCTGGTCGGGCATCTCATTTCCGCTTTGGTCACCGACCAGAAGACTGCCGAGGCTTTGCTGGCGATATAG
- a CDS encoding 3-keto-L-gulonate-6-phosphate decarboxylase UlaD, translated as MAEKLQRPKLQIALDTTDMPSALRPLNQAVSQVDVIECGTILIIAEGLKAVREVRALYPNKTILADVRIAEAGALIARNCFEAGANWVSVVAGASMTTVEQVVKVANEFGGEVQIELGEKYDPDQAREWRRLGATQVIVHRSRDAEVAGKLTWGPNDIQRIKELHDMGFMVTVTGGVKADDLPFFKGTPVGVIISGRGIVKADDPLAAAKHLQDTISEVWPQ; from the coding sequence ATGGCAGAGAAATTGCAACGTCCAAAGCTGCAGATCGCTCTCGACACCACCGACATGCCGAGCGCCCTGCGTCCGCTGAACCAGGCGGTCAGCCAGGTCGACGTCATCGAGTGCGGTACGATTCTCATCATCGCCGAAGGCCTCAAGGCCGTGCGCGAGGTCCGTGCCCTTTACCCGAACAAGACGATTCTGGCCGACGTGCGTATCGCCGAGGCCGGCGCCTTGATCGCCCGTAACTGCTTCGAAGCCGGGGCCAACTGGGTTTCCGTGGTGGCTGGTGCCTCGATGACCACGGTCGAGCAGGTCGTCAAGGTCGCCAACGAGTTTGGCGGCGAGGTGCAGATCGAGCTCGGAGAGAAGTACGACCCGGACCAGGCCCGCGAATGGCGTCGTCTGGGTGCCACGCAGGTCATCGTCCACCGTTCGCGTGACGCGGAAGTCGCCGGCAAGCTCACTTGGGGCCCCAACGACATCCAGCGCATCAAGGAGCTGCACGACATGGGCTTCATGGTCACCGTTACCGGCGGCGTGAAGGCTGACGATCTGCCGTTCTTCAAGGGCACTCCGGTTGGGGTCATCATCTCCGGGCGCGGCATTGTGAAGGCCGACGATCCGCTGGCCGCCGCGAAGCACCTGCAAGACACTATCAGTGAGGTGTGGCCGCAATGA
- a CDS encoding L-ribulose-5-phosphate 3-epimerase: MSTVRLGIYEKALKHTDDWDSFFVQVRDGGFMFMDISVDESPERMARLDWSPAQAREFRAAADRQGVQIGGMCLSCHRKVGPGSADPKVRQEADDIFRKAIDLCHEAGIPVVQVAGYYAYYEEPDEGQRARYVDSLRRAASYAAQAGVMLGIENVDGNDVTSITKGLAICDEIHSQWLTMYPDIGNLAEQQLDTTAELRAGEGRMLAIHVKDVLPGQPRRIPMGTGVTDFAAAFKELKRQDWSGRMMLEMWNDDAPDSSEISSKARQKVAGWLGDAGITVASR; the protein is encoded by the coding sequence ATGAGTACCGTGAGGCTTGGCATCTACGAAAAGGCGCTTAAACACACCGACGACTGGGATTCGTTCTTCGTCCAGGTGCGCGACGGTGGGTTCATGTTCATGGACATTTCCGTCGACGAGTCGCCCGAACGTATGGCCCGTCTCGATTGGTCGCCGGCGCAGGCTCGTGAATTCCGCGCCGCCGCCGACCGGCAAGGTGTTCAGATCGGAGGCATGTGCCTGAGCTGCCATCGCAAGGTGGGGCCGGGTTCCGCTGATCCGAAAGTCCGCCAGGAAGCCGATGACATCTTCCGCAAGGCCATCGACCTCTGCCATGAGGCCGGTATCCCTGTGGTGCAGGTCGCTGGGTATTACGCCTATTACGAGGAACCCGACGAGGGGCAGCGCGCCCGTTACGTCGATTCCCTGCGCCGTGCGGCCTCGTATGCCGCGCAAGCCGGTGTGATGCTGGGCATCGAGAACGTCGATGGTAATGACGTCACCTCGATTACCAAAGGCCTCGCGATTTGCGATGAGATTCATTCGCAATGGCTGACGATGTACCCCGATATCGGCAATCTCGCCGAGCAGCAGCTTGACACCACCGCGGAACTGCGGGCCGGGGAAGGCCGGATGCTCGCCATCCACGTCAAGGACGTGCTGCCAGGCCAGCCGCGCCGCATCCCGATGGGTACCGGCGTCACCGATTTCGCCGCCGCGTTCAAGGAATTGAAGCGGCAGGATTGGTCCGGCAGGATGATGCTCGAGATGTGGAATGACGATGCGCCGGATTCCAGTGAAATCAGCTCTAAGGCCCGTCAAAAGGTCGCCGGCTGGTTGGGTGACGCTGGTATCACGGTAGCCTCGCGCTGA
- a CDS encoding sugar kinase, protein MATYDLSTIGEGQIRFTVNSGERLMFTRSVSMNPACSEANVAGLLAQLGRKTLWTSSLPEGDLGDYILTEYRSVGVDMKTMVRKKGGRTALYFMEPGAGPMPANVIYDRDWTSFRATGIDEYDWNTMLDTRLMFVTGITAALTDTTAEVVRYAADHAIERGAKLALDVNFRHKLWSGEQARKVLTPIAEEANVLFCSISDAEKVFGITGTPEEVTDELMKRFDPEYVVTTNHMEGPYLRTHEGFTEYKTTAVPVIDRPGAGDSFVAATLHGYLSGDIAEGVKWGQRASKFAITHKGDLTRIRPDELDIPLGTDIDR, encoded by the coding sequence ATGGCAACTTATGATCTTTCTACTATCGGTGAAGGCCAGATTCGTTTCACCGTCAATAGCGGTGAACGCCTTATGTTCACGCGTTCCGTTTCCATGAACCCCGCGTGCTCCGAAGCGAACGTCGCCGGCCTGCTTGCTCAGCTTGGGCGCAAGACCTTGTGGACCAGTTCGCTGCCGGAAGGCGATCTCGGCGACTACATTCTGACCGAGTATCGTTCCGTCGGTGTCGATATGAAGACGATGGTCCGCAAAAAGGGCGGTCGCACGGCCCTCTACTTTATGGAGCCTGGAGCCGGCCCGATGCCTGCGAACGTCATCTATGACCGCGATTGGACCTCGTTCCGTGCCACCGGCATCGACGAGTACGACTGGAATACGATGCTCGATACGAGGCTCATGTTCGTCACCGGCATCACCGCAGCCCTGACCGACACTACCGCCGAAGTGGTGCGCTACGCCGCCGACCATGCCATCGAGCGCGGCGCCAAACTTGCGCTGGATGTCAACTTCCGCCACAAGCTGTGGAGCGGCGAACAGGCGCGCAAGGTGCTCACCCCCATCGCCGAGGAAGCCAACGTGCTCTTCTGCTCGATTTCCGACGCCGAGAAGGTCTTCGGCATCACCGGCACGCCCGAAGAGGTGACCGATGAGCTGATGAAGCGCTTCGATCCGGAGTACGTTGTCACCACCAATCACATGGAAGGCCCGTACCTGCGCACTCACGAAGGCTTCACCGAATACAAGACCACCGCGGTCCCGGTTATCGACCGCCCGGGCGCCGGCGATTCGTTCGTCGCCGCCACGCTGCACGGCTACCTTTCCGGCGACATTGCCGAAGGCGTCAAGTGGGGCCAGCGTGCTTCCAAGTTCGCCATCACTCACAAGGGTGATCTGACCCGCATCCGTCCCGACGAGCTGGACATCCCGCTGGGCACCGACATCGATCGTTAG
- a CDS encoding MFS transporter, with translation MSTTTNAPAASAKPVTAYEQMDSRPLTGHQKSIISLVILGNVSEFFDMFLIGFVVSLLTTAWKLTGFEAGVILACSGLGTVIGSIVWGRLADKFGRKHAFQWCVICFVTFTVLSVFLPDRAWALLAFLRIGVGIGVGGLNITSIPYVQEFVPSKNRGMLSGLASVFIPLGLLLGSVSQSIVGDNWRILIAIGALPVLLLVWLHYVPESPRFYQTKGQDDKAREALAWAMELPIDQVGTLPAVEVEKKVGYSELFSKHMRPLVIITIGSFCFMMGSFAIQSWGQTLLKDAFHFTPQMVAYLFMGVSVADCIGRFGSAWLADVIGRRWTMFIFGIVGALGCFYAAFFHSSGWAFYIAILIIMTFADGAFGILNAFGGEQFPNDVRSTGLGLGYGLGAIAKVIGPALMGVLVGGSFVAQHIDISVITKAFTFFGVCLVIGAITYLFAQETRGKDLESL, from the coding sequence ATGAGCACAACAACAAATGCTCCAGCGGCATCGGCCAAACCGGTCACTGCATATGAGCAAATGGATTCCCGGCCGCTGACCGGCCACCAGAAAAGCATTATCTCGCTGGTGATTCTGGGCAACGTCTCGGAGTTCTTCGACATGTTCCTGATCGGCTTCGTGGTCTCGCTGCTGACGACCGCATGGAAGCTGACAGGCTTCGAAGCTGGCGTCATTCTGGCCTGCTCGGGCCTTGGCACCGTCATCGGTTCCATCGTGTGGGGCCGTCTGGCCGACAAATTCGGCCGCAAGCACGCCTTCCAATGGTGCGTGATCTGCTTCGTCACCTTCACTGTCCTCTCGGTGTTCCTGCCTGATCGCGCCTGGGCGCTGCTCGCTTTCCTGCGTATCGGCGTGGGCATCGGCGTCGGCGGCCTCAACATCACCTCGATTCCCTACGTTCAGGAGTTCGTCCCGAGCAAGAACCGCGGTATGCTTTCCGGCCTCGCTTCCGTCTTCATCCCGCTCGGTCTGCTCCTCGGTTCCGTTTCGCAGAGCATCGTCGGCGACAACTGGCGTATCCTCATCGCCATCGGCGCCCTGCCGGTGCTGCTGCTCGTCTGGCTGCACTATGTGCCTGAATCTCCTCGTTTCTATCAGACCAAGGGTCAGGACGACAAGGCTCGCGAGGCTCTCGCTTGGGCCATGGAACTCCCGATCGACCAGGTCGGCACCCTTCCTGCCGTCGAGGTCGAGAAGAAGGTCGGCTACAGCGAGCTCTTCAGCAAGCACATGCGTCCGCTGGTCATCATCACCATTGGCTCGTTCTGCTTCATGATGGGCAGCTTCGCTATCCAGTCTTGGGGCCAGACGTTGCTTAAGGATGCGTTCCACTTCACCCCACAGATGGTTGCCTACCTGTTCATGGGCGTCTCCGTGGCCGACTGCATTGGCCGCTTCGGTTCCGCTTGGCTCGCTGACGTCATCGGCCGTCGCTGGACGATGTTCATCTTCGGCATCGTCGGAGCCCTGGGTTGCTTCTACGCTGCGTTCTTCCACAGCTCCGGCTGGGCTTTCTACATCGCGATCCTCATCATCATGACCTTCGCTGATGGCGCGTTCGGCATCCTCAATGCCTTCGGTGGCGAGCAGTTCCCGAACGACGTGCGTTCCACCGGTCTCGGCTTGGGTTACGGCCTTGGCGCCATCGCCAAGGTTATCGGCCCGGCCCTCATGGGCGTGCTCGTCGGCGGCAGCTTCGTCGCTCAGCACATCGACATCTCCGTGATCACCAAGGCGTTCACCTTCTTCGGCGTCTGCCTGGTCATCGGCGCGATTACCTACCTCTTCGCGCAGGAGACCCGTGGCAAGGATCTCGAGAGCCTGTAA
- a CDS encoding L-ribulose-5-phosphate 4-epimerase — MTTLDDFGPEVRAEVKQVREVVSTLHQQLIKWNLVVWTAGNVSQRLRTADLMVIKPSGMRYESLTPESMVVCDLNGDPVDGLAGPSSDTKSHAYIYRNMPDVYGVVHTHSTYATAWAATGQNIPCGLTMMGDEFGGPVPVGPFELIGSEAIGKGVVDTLKKYPHSPAVLMQNHGPFTIGKDAESAVKAAAMTEEVAHTMWAARQLGDIIPIAQDDIDKLNDRYQNVYGQH; from the coding sequence ATGACTACATTGGATGATTTTGGGCCCGAGGTTCGCGCTGAAGTCAAGCAGGTGCGCGAGGTTGTTTCCACCCTGCATCAGCAGCTGATCAAGTGGAATCTTGTGGTGTGGACGGCGGGTAACGTCTCGCAGCGTCTGCGCACTGCCGATCTGATGGTGATCAAGCCTTCCGGCATGCGCTATGAGAGCCTGACGCCGGAATCGATGGTGGTTTGCGACCTCAACGGCGACCCGGTCGACGGTCTGGCCGGCCCCAGCTCCGACACCAAGTCCCATGCTTATATCTATCGCAATATGCCTGATGTTTACGGTGTTGTGCACACCCATTCCACCTATGCGACGGCTTGGGCTGCCACCGGCCAGAACATTCCTTGCGGCCTAACGATGATGGGCGACGAGTTCGGCGGCCCCGTGCCGGTCGGCCCGTTTGAGTTGATCGGTTCGGAAGCCATTGGCAAGGGTGTTGTGGATACGCTGAAGAAGTATCCTCATTCCCCGGCCGTGCTGATGCAGAACCACGGCCCCTTCACCATTGGCAAGGACGCTGAGTCCGCTGTCAAGGCCGCTGCGATGACCGAAGAGGTGGCGCACACCATGTGGGCTGCCCGCCAGCTTGGCGACATCATCCCGATTGCGCAGGATGATATTGATAAATTAAATGATCGTTATCAGAATGTGTATGGTCAGCACTGA
- a CDS encoding lactate utilization protein C yields MTDRETFLNYLAEKSGRPRHQLKDHPLEPVNDLPESTLSGHSVDELLEIARKNAPAVHVDFQTTDKAGLPAALDKFISAKADGKLMLPTYDENYQAFGLEKWRDGLDPKPSFWVPGAGRKANIDTANHSEAAIGFADFLCAESCTITAPTTPGQGRAFHFLPVHYLSIIRKSKIVARTRQAMDYYEPALKSGELKTSNLNFITGTSSTGDIEMVLVVGVHGPLDMTYLVVEDM; encoded by the coding sequence ATGACCGATCGTGAGACATTCCTCAACTATCTCGCCGAGAAAAGCGGACGCCCGCGCCACCAGCTCAAAGATCATCCTCTTGAGCCGGTCAACGACCTTCCCGAAAGCACACTTTCGGGCCACAGCGTCGACGAGCTGCTCGAGATCGCCCGCAAAAACGCGCCTGCCGTCCACGTCGATTTCCAGACGACCGACAAGGCCGGACTGCCCGCCGCGCTCGACAAGTTCATCTCCGCCAAGGCCGACGGCAAGCTCATGCTGCCTACCTATGACGAGAACTATCAGGCGTTCGGGCTTGAGAAGTGGCGCGACGGACTCGATCCGAAGCCTTCGTTCTGGGTGCCGGGTGCCGGCCGCAAGGCCAACATCGACACGGCGAACCACTCGGAAGCGGCCATCGGTTTCGCCGACTTTCTGTGCGCCGAGTCTTGCACCATCACCGCCCCGACCACGCCAGGCCAAGGCCGCGCCTTCCACTTCCTGCCGGTGCACTATCTGAGCATCATCCGCAAGTCGAAGATTGTGGCGCGAACTCGCCAGGCGATGGACTACTACGAGCCGGCTCTGAAGTCCGGCGAGCTCAAGACCTCAAACCTGAACTTCATCACCGGCACTTCGTCGACCGGCGATATCGAGATGGTTCTGGTCGTCGGCGTCCACGGCCCGCTCGATATGACCTATCTGGTCGTCGAAGACATGTGA
- a CDS encoding LutB/LldF family L-lactate oxidation iron-sulfur protein has product MSTTQMDDTMFKRTGKQTGTMLQYGDPDFVTRVETNEKDKFAHHAISNAQDAQWVKRETARAELGNWEGWRDLGEQIRQQCVRYLPDYLEEFSDNVEKRGGHVFFAQTDVEARDFITDLVKKKQAHKIVKPKSMVTSEIGLDKALLKIDGVKVTETDLAEFILELDDWDEPSHLVFPALHKNRDQVQKLFEKIGYTGDNDPQHEARFSRKVLRERFLEADMSITGCNFAVADQGMVNIVTNEGNADLSMAIAPTQVVVMGMERIVPTLREAETMDNMLVRSAVGSKLTSYCSFVSPKLPDEADGPEDFYVVIVDNGRSNALGTKFEPILQCIRCASCLNVCPIYRNIGGKGYGSIYPGPIGAVLSPLLQGDYAEFHDLPYACSLCSACTATCPVKIPLHELLLKHREIMMNDKHMGDLIADTVMKVVGMGTGHSSLFRTALTFDHVAMNTIAKKGIKDPETGTRVPDTAKNLNENGKHEEWMPFVFGGWTKVRDLPEPPAHSKNFRTWYNKRKKSQIADAGGAEAFRKAQAGILAKNPNAPKDFGSYDNSVSARKVGHEQTTPLSDATVPVALGSIEEAGVGHYADHSSHTSHENAKRHGIAPAKTEAAADSAANSADNGKKD; this is encoded by the coding sequence ATGAGCACCACACAAATGGACGACACCATGTTCAAGCGGACCGGCAAGCAAACCGGCACGATGCTGCAATACGGCGATCCCGATTTCGTCACGCGCGTCGAAACCAACGAAAAGGACAAGTTCGCGCACCACGCCATCTCCAACGCGCAGGACGCGCAGTGGGTCAAGCGTGAGACCGCACGTGCGGAACTCGGCAACTGGGAAGGCTGGCGTGACCTTGGCGAGCAGATTCGCCAGCAGTGCGTGCGCTATCTGCCCGATTACTTGGAGGAATTCTCCGACAACGTCGAAAAGCGCGGTGGACACGTCTTCTTCGCCCAGACCGACGTCGAGGCGCGTGACTTCATCACCGATCTGGTGAAGAAGAAGCAGGCACACAAAATCGTCAAGCCGAAGTCCATGGTCACTTCCGAAATCGGACTCGACAAGGCACTGCTGAAAATCGATGGAGTCAAGGTCACCGAAACCGACTTGGCCGAGTTCATTCTCGAACTCGACGACTGGGACGAGCCTTCCCATCTGGTTTTCCCGGCGCTGCACAAGAACCGCGACCAGGTGCAGAAGCTGTTCGAAAAGATCGGCTATACCGGCGACAACGACCCGCAGCACGAAGCGCGCTTCTCCCGCAAGGTGCTGCGCGAGCGCTTCCTTGAAGCCGACATGTCCATCACCGGCTGCAACTTCGCCGTCGCCGACCAAGGCATGGTCAATATCGTCACCAACGAAGGCAACGCCGATCTCTCCATGGCCATCGCGCCTACACAGGTCGTGGTCATGGGTATGGAACGCATCGTACCGACGTTGCGCGAGGCCGAGACGATGGACAATATGCTCGTCCGTTCCGCCGTCGGTTCCAAACTCACCTCTTATTGCAGCTTCGTTTCCCCGAAGCTCCCCGACGAGGCCGATGGCCCTGAAGACTTCTATGTGGTCATCGTCGACAACGGCCGTTCCAACGCGCTCGGCACCAAGTTCGAGCCGATCCTGCAGTGCATCCGTTGCGCTTCCTGCCTGAACGTCTGCCCTATCTACCGCAACATCGGCGGCAAGGGCTACGGCTCCATCTATCCAGGGCCAATCGGAGCTGTGCTCTCCCCGCTGCTGCAGGGCGACTACGCGGAATTCCACGACCTGCCCTACGCCTGCAGCCTCTGCTCGGCCTGCACCGCGACCTGCCCCGTGAAGATTCCGCTGCACGAACTGCTGCTGAAGCACCGCGAGATCATGATGAACGACAAGCATATGGGTGACCTGATCGCCGACACCGTGATGAAGGTCGTCGGTATGGGTACTGGTCATTCCTCGCTCTTCCGCACGGCGCTGACCTTCGATCACGTCGCGATGAACACCATAGCCAAGAAGGGAATCAAGGATCCGGAAACCGGCACGCGCGTGCCCGACACCGCTAAGAACCTCAACGAAAACGGCAAACACGAGGAATGGATGCCGTTCGTCTTCGGCGGATGGACGAAGGTCCGTGATCTGCCGGAACCGCCGGCCCACTCCAAGAACTTCCGCACTTGGTATAACAAGCGCAAGAAGTCGCAGATTGCAGATGCCGGTGGCGCTGAGGCGTTCCGCAAGGCACAAGCTGGCATCCTCGCCAAGAATCCGAACGCGCCAAAGGACTTCGGCTCTTACGACAACAGCGTTTCCGCACGCAAGGTCGGCCATGAGCAGACCACACCATTGAGTGACGCGACCGTGCCGGTGGCGCTTGGCTCCATCGAGGAGGCAGGAGTTGGCCACTATGCCGACCATTCCAGCCACACGAGCCATGAGAACGCCAAACGGCATGGCATCGCTCCGGCAAAAACCGAAGCCGCGGCGGATTCCGCCGCAAATTCTGCCGACAATGGGAAGAAGGACTGA
- a CDS encoding (Fe-S)-binding protein, with the protein MKVVIFSTCLVDLIFPNVGKAMVEVLERFGCETYMPMQQICCGQITFNSGYVKESTKVMHNEIDALMSVDADYIVGPAGSCVNMLKELQFHLPKGDDEYKAKAHEMADKTYEFSQFLYRVLGVLDAGAELDAVATYHRSCHMTRLLGERESPYILMDHVKGLKVKELPHIENCCGFGGMFSMKVPSVSKEMVNEKVSDVESTGAEVLISCDPGCLMNIGGRFNRLGKKITIMHLAEVLNSNVDMSRVKYADAAERKAIDEQTLQHSNAHEEALV; encoded by the coding sequence ATGAAGGTAGTGATTTTCTCCACCTGCCTGGTCGACCTGATATTTCCCAATGTCGGGAAAGCCATGGTTGAAGTTCTGGAAAGGTTCGGCTGTGAAACCTACATGCCGATGCAGCAAATCTGCTGCGGGCAGATCACGTTCAACAGCGGGTATGTAAAGGAATCCACGAAGGTGATGCACAACGAGATCGATGCCCTGATGAGCGTTGATGCCGATTACATCGTCGGCCCCGCCGGTTCCTGCGTCAATATGTTAAAGGAGCTGCAGTTCCACCTGCCTAAAGGCGACGATGAGTATAAGGCCAAGGCTCACGAGATGGCCGACAAGACCTATGAGTTCTCGCAGTTCCTCTATCGCGTGCTCGGCGTGCTCGACGCCGGCGCGGAACTCGATGCCGTGGCCACCTACCATCGTTCCTGCCATATGACCCGCCTGCTTGGTGAGCGCGAGAGCCCTTATATTCTTATGGACCACGTCAAGGGCCTCAAAGTCAAGGAACTTCCGCATATCGAAAACTGCTGCGGTTTCGGCGGTATGTTCTCCATGAAAGTTCCTTCGGTTTCCAAGGAAATGGTCAATGAGAAGGTCTCAGACGTCGAAAGCACCGGGGCCGAAGTACTGATTTCCTGCGACCCTGGCTGCCTGATGAACATCGGCGGCCGCTTCAATAGGCTCGGCAAAAAGATCACCATCATGCATCTGGCGGAAGTGCTCAACAGCAATGTCGACATGAGCCGCGTGAAGTATGCCGACGCAGCCGAACGCAAGGCCATCGACGAACAGACTTTGCAGCATTCCAACGCACATGAGGAGGCTCTGGTATGA